From Longimicrobiales bacterium, a single genomic window includes:
- a CDS encoding protein arginine kinase, translating into MSENGFQSVGLGWLEGSGAHSDIVLSTRVRLARNLQGHAFAARIRDGEREEILEQVRSAVQRTALAGGAGYELSATPTLGRRILHERHLVSRELAGLSGDSPARGSGLFMGPQDAVGVMVNEEDHLRMQAILSGLRLQEAFHRVDELDEELGVQLPFAYHQEYGYLTSCPTNVGTGLRASILIHLPGLVLTKEIGKVLQGISQVGLTFRGLYGEGSEVVGNFFQISNQTTLGKSEEDLVEHLQKIVGRVIQYEMGAREILMRDAPTVIEDKIWRAYGLLRYARSLSFDEVMNLLSGVRLGMSMNLLSGLRVYTLNKLMIFARDAHLEQAAGRPLRDAESDLHRAAYVRRVLATEGDVSADPGDAQDDLKTS; encoded by the coding sequence AGAGCGTGGGCCTCGGCTGGCTCGAGGGAAGCGGTGCCCACAGCGACATCGTGCTCTCCACACGCGTGCGCCTCGCCAGAAACCTCCAGGGCCACGCGTTCGCGGCGCGCATCCGCGATGGCGAGCGCGAGGAGATCCTGGAGCAGGTCCGCTCGGCCGTGCAGCGGACAGCGCTCGCGGGCGGCGCCGGATACGAGCTGTCCGCCACGCCCACACTCGGCCGCCGGATTCTCCACGAGCGTCACCTGGTCTCCCGCGAGCTGGCCGGCCTCTCGGGCGATTCGCCCGCCCGCGGATCGGGCCTCTTCATGGGGCCGCAGGACGCCGTCGGCGTCATGGTGAACGAGGAGGATCACCTCCGGATGCAGGCCATCCTGTCCGGACTTCGCCTCCAGGAAGCGTTCCATCGGGTAGACGAGCTGGACGAGGAGCTGGGGGTCCAGCTGCCGTTCGCGTACCATCAGGAATACGGGTATCTTACGAGCTGCCCCACGAACGTCGGAACGGGCCTGCGCGCGTCGATTCTGATACACCTGCCCGGCCTCGTCCTGACGAAGGAGATCGGCAAGGTGCTGCAGGGCATCAGCCAGGTCGGACTGACGTTCCGCGGCCTGTACGGCGAGGGGTCGGAGGTGGTGGGCAATTTCTTCCAGATCTCCAACCAGACCACGCTCGGCAAGAGCGAGGAGGATCTGGTGGAGCATCTGCAGAAGATCGTCGGACGCGTGATTCAGTACGAGATGGGCGCGCGCGAAATCCTGATGCGCGACGCGCCGACGGTGATCGAGGACAAGATCTGGCGTGCCTATGGACTGCTGCGTTACGCACGCTCACTTTCCTTCGATGAGGTGATGAATCTGTTGAGTGGCGTGAGGCTCGGAATGAGCATGAACCTTCTATCCGGGCTCCGTGTATACACGCTCAACAAACTCATGATTTTTGCGCGCGATGCACACCTCGAGCAGGCCGCCGGACGCCCGCTCCGGGATGCGGAGAGCGATTTGCACAGAGCTGCATACGTCCGGCGCGTGCTGGCCACCGAAGGCGACGTCTCCGCCGATCCGGGGGACGCGCAGGACGATCTGAAGACGAGCTAG